In the Malania oleifera isolate guangnan ecotype guangnan chromosome 1, ASM2987363v1, whole genome shotgun sequence genome, one interval contains:
- the LOC131155325 gene encoding protein DWD HYPERSENSITIVE TO UV-B 1-like, with product MSLDISTLEARYLESCERNEVAPNVAVLSWFNKAKIQKSHHKKCCIVVLLDHLKDADFSPLIDVFTAIDSSNTDAVDILNESPCILNEEYVMSLMRTINLKLRVVDLQDMSFGKDFFQDLSWGGLACRVLNLTSSHIQKLNMVGRFMQLHTLNLDFCTSLTSLQKDCFACMPNLMCLSMCETRVANLWTTSAALSKLPSLVELRFQNCLCCSDTGPCPKLSSEKTDILLHERTGLGQLKKKFYSDTPPVDSRKVRVQDFGTDEAVRSFVSNDDSLMVHDVQTAACNISENCEARLSSHLQRISLLELSSGALSAFDGHSPLQNEVSFDKLHVRDEDESIVSALNLGTENTPTALKKYISHHPSPICFEKHYREYMVASLPRLEVLDNLPIRKTDREMAKVIFSKYFEYLPYKHQHKESVVSALLKREMGTASIHWKKSSTEKCPSFHRKGQHYFSRSLCAAKVGSSAWPLMCPVSNICQFSKEESKIIRPRQFEYHPSNSSLMAFGTLDGEVVVLNHENGNLVGYVPSTGVTNSVLGLCWLRKYPSKLLAGSDNGSLKLYDINGMLRKVADVYCSSSTATFDDFEQLTSVHVNSMDDQFLASGYSKHVALYDIGTGRRLQLFTDLHREPINVAKFAHHSPSIFATSSFDHDVKMWDLRQKPVRPCYTASSSRGNVMVCFSPDDLYLLVSAVDNEVKQLLAVDGRLHMNFEITSTGSAHNYTRSYYINGRDYVISGSSEEHVVHICCAQTGRRLRDVDLEDRGSGSSMFVQSLRGDPFRDFHMSVLAAYRRPGSKWEIIKVNLLESNHNAKENFCSNQFCPSYGLGG from the exons ATGTCTCTCGATATCTCCACCCTTGAAGCtag GTACCTTGAATCTTGCGAGAGGAATGAGGTGGCACCTAATGTGGCTGTGTTATCATGGTTTAATAAG GCTAAAATTCAGAAATCCCATCACAAGAAATGTTGCATAGTGGTTTTATTGGACCAtctaaaggatgctgatttttctCCTCTTATTGATGTATTCACGGCAATTGACTCCTCCAATACTGATGCTGTTGACATACTTAACGAATCACCCTGCATCTTGAATGAAGAATACGTAATGTCTTTGATGCGCACAATAAACTTGAAGCTCCGAGTTGTTGATCTCCAGGATATGTCATTTGGAAAGGACTTTTTTCA GGATCTCTCTTGGGGTGGCTTGGCTTGCCGAGTTTTAAACTTGACATCATCGCACATACAGAAGCTCAACATGGTGGGCAGGTTTATGCAGTTACACACCCTTAATCTGGATTTTTGTACTTCGCTAACTAGTTTGCAGAAGGATTGTTTTGCTTGCATGCCAAATCTGATGTGTCTCTCTATGTGTGAGACACGAGTTGCTAATCTATGGACGACTAGTGCTGCGCTGTCAAAGCTCCCTTCTTTGGTGGAACTCCGCTTCCAGAATTGTTTGTGCTGCAGTGACACTGGGCCATGTCCTAAGTTATCCAGTGAGAAAACTGACATTCTTTTGCATGAGCGAACTGGTTTGGGTCagttgaaaaaaaaattctactCTGATACTCCACCTGTTGATAGTAGGAAAGTTAGAGTCCAAGATTTTGGCACAGATGAGGCAGTCAGGAGCTTTGTATCTAATGATGATTCACTTATGGTTCATGATGTCCAAACTGCAGCTTGTAATATATCAGAAAATTGTGAAGCTAGATTGTCAAGTCACCTGCAAAGAATAAGCTTGTTAGAACTTTCATCTGGTGCCCTTTCTGCCTTTGATGGACATTCTCCTCTCCAAAATGAG GTTTCTTTTGACAAATTGCATGTTCGTGATGAAGATGAGTCTATTGTGAGTGCTCTTAACTTAGGCACAGAAAATACCCCTACTGCTTTGAAGAAGTATATTTCGCACCATCCTTCACCCATATGCTTTGAGAAGCATTATAGAGAGTATATGGTCGCTTCGTTGCCTCGTTTGGAAGTTCTAGATAATTTACCAATAAGAAAGACTGACAGAGAGATGGCCAAGGTTATCTTCTCCAAATATTTTGAGTACTTACCATATAAACATCAGCACAAGGAGAGTGTTGTCAGTGCTTTGTTGAAACGTGAAATGGGGACAGCTAGTATTCATTGGAAAAAATCATCCACGGAAAAGTGTCCATCTTTTCATAGAAAGGGTCAACATTATTTCTCCCGGTCTCTTTGTGCTGCCAAAGTTGGGTCTTCTGCATGGCCGCTCATGTGTCCAGTGTCTAACATTTGccaattttccaaagaagaaaGTAAGATAATTCGTCCAAGGCAGTTTGAATATCATCCATCAAACTCCAGTCTTATGGCTTTTGGAACTTTGGATGGTGAAGTAGTTGTTTTGAACCATGAGAATGGTAACCTTGTTGGTTATGTCCCATCCACAGGAGTAACGAACAGTGTTTTGGGGCTCTGTTGGCTGCGGAAGTACCCATCCAAG CTACTTGCAGGTTCTGATAATGGTTCCTTGAAATTGTATGACATTAATGGCATGCTGCGAAAAGTTGCAGATGTCTATTGCAGTTCCAGCACAGCTACATTTGATGATTTTGAGCAGCTGACTTCTGTTCACGTCAATTCAATGGATGATCAATTTCTTGCAAGTGGGTACTCAAAACATGTTGCTCTTTATGACATTGGTACTGGGCGACGCCTACAATTGTTTACTGATTTGCATCGAGAACCCATTAATGTTGCTAAATTTGCACACCATTCCCCCTCCATATTTGCCACTTCATCATTCGACCATGATGTCAAGATGTGGGACTTGAGACAGAAACCAGTAAGGCCTTGCTATACGGCTTCAAGCTCAAGAGGAAATGTGATGGTTTGCTTTTCACCTGACGACCTCTATCTGCTTGTGTCAGCAGTTGACAATGAG GTTAAGCAACTTTTGGCAGTAGATGGGAGGCTTCATATGAATTTTGAGATCACATCTACAGGAAGTGCTCATAATTATACACGTTCTTATTACATAAATGGAAGGGACTATGTCATTAGTGGGAGTTCTGAGGAGCATGTAGTTCACATTTGCTGTGCTCAAACTGGAAGGCGGCTTAGGGATGTTGATTTGGAG GATAGGGGCTCAGGAAGTTCTATGTTTGTGCAGTCCTTGAGGGGTGATCCTTTTAGG GACTTTCACATGAGTGTCTTAGCAGCTTATAGGCGCCCTGGCTCGAAGTGGGAGATCATCAAG GTCAATTTGCTTGAATCCAACCACAATGCTAAAGAGAATTTTTGTAGCAATCAATTTTGCCCATCCTATGGGCTCGGAGGTTGA